Proteins from a single region of Primulina tabacum isolate GXHZ01 chromosome 5, ASM2559414v2, whole genome shotgun sequence:
- the LOC142546267 gene encoding 2S seed storage albumin protein-like produces the protein MAKNLALAAALLVAMVSLAAANTYTTTVSTTTIDDEDNQGRQECQQQVQGRQFRSCQRYFQQGREGGRFDSVDGELLLALNRGKQSGSLKECCNELRNVNEDCRCEAIRQVVKEQQQGGRGYQGEEIQEVYEKARELPRRCQFTRPQQCQLNAVFV, from the coding sequence ATGGCGAAGAATCTTGCACTCGCGGCAGCTCTCCTTGTGGCTATGGTATCCCTGGCCGCGGCCAACACCTACACCACCACTGTCAGCACCACCACCATCGATGATGAAGACAACCAAGGGCGGCAGGAGTGCCAACAGCAGGTGCAGGGCCGCCAGTTCCGCTCCTGCCAAAGGTACTTCCAACAAGGAAGGGAAGGAGGCCGATTCGACTCCGTAGATGGAGAACTCCTCCTGGCCTTGAACCGCGGCAAGCAGAGCGGATCCCTGAAGGAGTGCTGCAATGAACTCCGGAATGTGAACGAGGATTGCCGCTGCGAAGCCATCAGGCAGGTGGTGAAGGAGCAACAGCAAGGGGGGCGCGGCTATCAAGGCGAGGAAATCCAGGAGGTGTACGAGAAAGCAAGAGAACTTCCCCGCAGATGCCAGTTCACGCGCCCTCAGCAATGCCAATTGAACGCTGTGTTTGTGTAG